In Bdellovibrio sp. GT3, one genomic interval encodes:
- the sufC gene encoding Fe-S cluster assembly ATPase SufC, which produces MLEIKNLHARVEEKEILKGLNLTVKAGEVHAIMGPNGSGKSTLSKVLAGHPAYEVTGGEVKYEINFMMQNLLELAPDERAKEGIFLAFQYPIEVPGVSNFTFLHTAFNSVLQHQGSEPMPEGEFREFLVQKLKLVSMKPEYLDRPVNTGFSGGEKKKNEILQMAVLSPRLALLDETDSGLDIDALRVVSDGVNKLRRKDNAIILVTHYQRLLDYIKPDYVHVLLGGKIVETGDSSLALKLEEKGYDWLIN; this is translated from the coding sequence ATGTTGGAAATTAAGAATTTACATGCACGTGTTGAAGAAAAAGAAATCCTAAAAGGCCTGAACCTGACTGTGAAAGCGGGCGAGGTGCACGCGATCATGGGACCAAACGGTTCCGGTAAATCGACTTTGTCCAAGGTTTTGGCGGGTCACCCGGCTTACGAAGTAACCGGTGGCGAAGTAAAATACGAAATCAACTTCATGATGCAAAATCTTTTGGAGCTGGCTCCGGATGAAAGAGCTAAAGAAGGTATCTTCCTGGCGTTCCAATATCCGATCGAAGTTCCGGGCGTTTCCAACTTCACATTCCTGCACACAGCTTTTAACTCTGTATTGCAACACCAAGGTTCCGAGCCAATGCCTGAAGGCGAATTCCGTGAATTCCTGGTGCAAAAATTGAAGCTCGTTTCCATGAAACCTGAATACTTGGATCGTCCAGTGAACACAGGTTTCTCTGGTGGTGAGAAAAAGAAAAATGAAATCCTGCAAATGGCGGTTTTGTCTCCGCGCCTGGCGCTTCTGGATGAAACAGATTCAGGCCTTGATATCGACGCCCTTCGCGTGGTTTCCGACGGCGTAAATAAACTTCGTCGCAAAGATAACGCCATCATCCTGGTGACTCACTATCAGCGTCTTTTGGATTACATTAAGCCTGATTACGTTCACGTACTTCTTGGTGGAAAAATTGTAGAAACCGGTGACTCTTCCCTGGCGTTGAAGCTTGAGGAAAAAGGTTACGACTGGTTGATCAACTAA
- the sufD gene encoding Fe-S cluster assembly protein SufD produces MNLLSTYEKFSQAHPAKGAQASFRQAGYDYALKKGLPTRKDEEWHYTSVKVLAENSFQPSALNAVNPSHDTMVAIQKAMNPEFTNLVFFNGVFNKTLSSDLPAGLNIREQSEYSEQFDDTFDALNGAYAETPYFVHLNKDTSVDKPVNFVFFTSNESGAAVMTSPRIRLEVGARSSMRVLESHCGMSGASYFANSVFDLQVGDSANVIYVRVQADSLNAVNIGRTRISLGKHANLESLAFSTGAQLSRHNYDLVLKEKGSTSQVLGIYAVQGTQHVDNTTTIDHAVGECATHQLYKGILDGAGRSAFCGKILIRKDAQKADSSQLNNNLLLSNKAEADSKPSIEVHADDVKAGHGSTVGQLNKEELFYLLSRAIPKDKAIAMLSYGYLSEVLYKVSDERIQKWLTKHLDEAFARLHLN; encoded by the coding sequence ATGAATTTACTTTCGACTTACGAAAAATTCAGTCAGGCACATCCGGCGAAAGGCGCACAAGCTTCCTTCCGTCAGGCGGGCTATGACTATGCCTTGAAAAAGGGTCTTCCAACCCGCAAGGATGAAGAGTGGCATTATACCAGCGTTAAAGTTTTGGCTGAAAACAGTTTCCAGCCAAGTGCTTTGAATGCAGTAAATCCAAGTCACGACACAATGGTGGCTATTCAAAAAGCCATGAATCCAGAGTTCACCAATCTGGTTTTCTTTAATGGAGTATTCAATAAAACTTTGTCGTCAGATTTGCCGGCGGGTTTGAATATTCGTGAGCAGTCTGAATACTCAGAACAATTTGATGATACTTTCGATGCACTTAATGGTGCATATGCTGAAACGCCGTACTTCGTGCATTTGAATAAAGACACTTCTGTGGATAAACCTGTGAACTTCGTCTTTTTCACATCCAATGAATCAGGCGCAGCCGTGATGACCAGTCCCCGCATTCGTTTGGAAGTGGGCGCAAGATCTTCTATGCGAGTTCTTGAAAGTCACTGTGGTATGAGTGGTGCTTCTTACTTTGCAAATTCAGTATTTGATTTGCAGGTGGGCGACAGTGCCAACGTGATTTACGTGCGTGTTCAGGCGGACAGCTTGAATGCCGTGAACATTGGTCGCACGCGCATCAGTCTGGGTAAGCATGCGAACTTGGAAAGCCTGGCTTTTTCTACCGGTGCGCAATTGTCGCGTCATAACTATGACTTGGTTCTTAAGGAAAAAGGCTCCACGTCTCAGGTTCTGGGAATCTATGCAGTTCAAGGGACTCAGCACGTGGATAACACCACGACGATTGATCACGCTGTCGGGGAGTGTGCGACTCACCAGTTGTACAAAGGTATCTTGGATGGTGCCGGTCGTTCTGCATTCTGCGGTAAGATTCTGATTCGTAAAGATGCCCAGAAGGCCGATTCCTCGCAATTGAACAACAATCTTCTTCTAAGCAACAAAGCTGAAGCTGATAGCAAGCCTTCGATTGAAGTGCATGCCGATGATGTTAAAGCGGGTCACGGTTCGACCGTGGGCCAGTTGAATAAGGAAGAGCTTTTCTATTTGCTATCGCGTGCGATTCCAAAAGATAAAGCG